In Lotus japonicus ecotype B-129 chromosome 5, LjGifu_v1.2, one genomic interval encodes:
- the LOC130719596 gene encoding uncharacterized protein LOC130719596: MLSVGDLHIFTSPVSDYHQVTGLGLHNLLEDGPAAGVPIDFFNVVARSGKILSSWNGLIVVRFRRKKVLRLLICNPVTSSWAPLRTRCGEYDVNANVNIIIIPATAPTRNDYRLLSVTRQNKIFPPYVLKEYNQIADQWQVLNPDMNLGDRKLNISKPAIVNEWIYFMSDNYHYMNFIDDATIMPYIMAYSLTDHTSVRLDLPNNALEYLFHGSYGVFTWGCRWTSQESLCLVRFINSSFTIFTCAAPTSQNSSWVQILHVTMDDLVLSAARSSPNSIFREPIRWPYTVVNGNCLIFATREKIYGYNINGPHPWKLRQLGINDSRTNINFIPYSSTFRRCRCPHPSSFKKFLANNY, encoded by the coding sequence ATGCTGTCAGTTGGCGATCTCCACATCTTTACTTCTCCGGTCTCTGACTATCACCAAGTTACAGGGTTGGGTCTACATAATTTATTAGAGGACGGGCCTGCGGCTGGTGTTCCGATAGACTTTTTCAATGTCGTTGCACGGTCGGGGAAGATTCTTTCGTCATGGAATGGCTTGATTGTTGTCCGTTTCAGGCGGAAAAAAGTGCTTCGTCTCTTGATCTGTAATCCTGTGACAAGTTCATGGGCTCCCCTCAGGACACGTTGTGGTGAGTACGACGTGAATGCTAATGtcaatatcatcatcatcccaGCTACGGCCCCGACCCGCAATGATTACCGATTGCTTTCGGTGACCCGACAAAATAAGATTTTCCCGCCTTATGTCTTAAAGGAGTACAACCAAATAGCGGACCAGTGGCAAGTTCTTAACCCAGACATGAATTTGGGTGACCGGAAATTGAATATTAGTAAACCTGCAATTGTGAATGAATGGATATATTTTATGTCTGACAATTATCATTACATGAACTTCATTGATGATGCTACCATCATGCCATACATAATGGCCTACTCTCTCACTGATCATACAAGCGTGCGGTTGGACCTTCCCAATAATGCTCTTGAATATCTCTTCCACGGGTCATATGGAGTTTTCACATGGGGCTGTAGATGGACATCTCAAGAGTCTCTTTGCCTAGTAAGGTTTATTAACTCTTCCTTCACTATTTTCACTTGTGCAGCCCCTACTTCTCAAAATTCTTCGTGGGTTCAAATTCTTCATGTTACCATGGATGATCTAGTGCTTTCTGCAGCCCGTTCTTCACCCAACTCGATCTTTAGAGAGCCTATAAGATGGCCCTATACTGTTGTTAATGGAAACTGTTTAATCTTTGCAACCAGAGAAAAAATTTACGGGTACAACATAAATGGTCCACATCCCTGGAAATTGAGGCAACTAGGGATCAATGATTCGAGGACAAATATTAACTTTATTCCTTACTCTAGTACGTTTCGACGATGTCGCTGTCCTCATCCATCTTCTTTTAAAAAGTTTCTTGCTAACAACTATTAA